From the genome of Cedecea lapagei, one region includes:
- a CDS encoding AAA family ATPase → MMSTFSHKPTLHLLCGKIAAGKSTLSARLIEAPNTILVSEDSWLAALYGEQMQSVADYVACSNKLKNALTPHLISLLQNGLSVVLDFPANTLANRQWMKTVIDQAGVDNRLHYLDVPDEVCRERLRARNSSGTHDFAATDAQFDLITRYFVAPEEREGFTIIRYS, encoded by the coding sequence ATGATGTCAACGTTTTCCCATAAACCCACACTTCATCTTTTATGCGGCAAGATCGCCGCCGGGAAATCCACGCTAAGCGCGCGGCTAATCGAAGCGCCCAACACAATTCTGGTCAGTGAAGACAGCTGGCTTGCGGCACTTTACGGTGAGCAGATGCAGAGCGTAGCGGATTATGTAGCGTGCTCAAACAAGCTGAAAAACGCGCTAACGCCGCATCTTATTTCCCTGCTGCAGAATGGGCTCTCGGTGGTGCTCGATTTCCCGGCCAACACGCTGGCAAACCGACAGTGGATGAAAACGGTGATCGATCAGGCTGGCGTAGATAACCGGCTGCACTATCTCGATGTGCCCGATGAGGTTTGTCGGGAGAGGTTACGCGCCCGCAACAGCAGCGGAACTCACGATTTTGCCGCTACGGACGCGCAGTTTGATTTGATTACTCGCTACTTTGTTGCGCCGGAGGAGCGCGAAGGTTTTACGATAATTCGATACTCATGA
- the pptA gene encoding tautomerase PptA — MPHIEIKCFPRDLSDEQKQTIASEMCDVLKKHFGSKDESLSVALKMIEQSRWKEEVWDTQLAPEMDELIKKPGYAL, encoded by the coding sequence GTGCCGCATATCGAAATTAAATGTTTCCCTCGTGACCTTAGCGATGAGCAGAAGCAGACCATCGCCAGTGAGATGTGCGACGTGCTGAAAAAGCACTTCGGCTCTAAGGACGAGTCGCTGTCCGTGGCGCTGAAGATGATTGAGCAGTCACGCTGGAAAGAAGAGGTCTGGGACACGCAGCTCGCCCCAGAGATGGACGAGCTAATTAAGAAGCCCGGCTATGCCCTCTAA
- the betI gene encoding transcriptional regulator BetI — MPKKGMQPIRRRQLIDATLNAINEVGMHDATVAQIARRAGVSTGIISHYFQDKNGLLEATMRDVTTQLRDAVVGRLKALPGASASRRLSAIVEGNFDDTQTHSAAMKAWLAFWASSMHQPMLYRLQQVSSRRLLSTLTAEFRRELPKQEARLAGYGLAALIDGLWLRAALSGKPFDREAASVLTTQFISQHLAAVKT; from the coding sequence ATGCCGAAGAAAGGGATGCAGCCGATACGGCGGCGGCAGCTGATTGACGCCACCCTGAACGCCATAAATGAAGTGGGGATGCACGATGCAACGGTGGCGCAAATCGCCCGTCGGGCCGGAGTTTCAACCGGCATCATCAGCCATTACTTCCAGGATAAGAACGGCCTGCTGGAAGCCACCATGCGCGACGTAACAACCCAGCTTCGCGATGCCGTCGTGGGCCGATTAAAAGCTTTGCCGGGGGCTTCAGCCTCCCGGAGGCTGAGCGCGATCGTTGAGGGAAACTTTGATGACACCCAGACGCACAGCGCAGCAATGAAGGCGTGGCTGGCCTTCTGGGCCAGCAGCATGCATCAGCCGATGCTGTACCGCCTGCAGCAGGTCAGCAGCCGCCGTCTGCTGTCGACGCTCACCGCCGAATTCAGGCGCGAGCTGCCAAAACAGGAAGCCAGGCTTGCGGGCTATGGCCTGGCGGCTCTGATAGACGGCCTGTGGTTACGAGCGGCCTTAAGCGGCAAACCCTTCGACCGCGAAGCGGCGAGCGTGCTGACCACGCAATTTATCAGCCAGCATCTTGCTGCGGTGAAAACGTAA
- a CDS encoding LacI family DNA-binding transcriptional regulator: MKAKSVTLYDVADSAGVSYQTVSRVINQASHVSEKTRQKVEGAMKALNYVPNRVAQQLAGKLSQTLGLATTTLSLHAPSQIASAIKSRAGERQFDVMISMVGQPGAEAAITAVNSLLAQRVDGLIVNIPLEREHVEAVQATCGNVPVLFLDVSPTVAANHIVTDAESGARLGVDHLVVLGHRHIALLAGPENSVSARLRLEGWRRSLAQHQLAPFALMRGDWSSLSGYQQVSLLLHSGTQPEAILVANDQMALGALRAINEAGLCVPQDISVIGFDDTEDSACFIPPLTTIRQDFRQLGEASVDGIIKLIHHEEKLTVLQPVSLVERKTTATPGGSAPLNAAELAEKLSHLARQVSRLK; encoded by the coding sequence ATGAAAGCAAAATCTGTGACACTGTACGATGTGGCTGACTCGGCGGGCGTTTCCTATCAGACCGTGTCCCGCGTGATTAATCAGGCTTCACACGTTTCAGAGAAGACCCGGCAAAAAGTTGAAGGCGCGATGAAAGCCCTTAACTACGTGCCGAATCGCGTTGCACAGCAGCTGGCGGGAAAACTTAGCCAGACGCTTGGCCTTGCCACAACCACGCTTTCCCTTCATGCCCCCTCGCAGATTGCCTCCGCGATCAAGTCCAGAGCGGGAGAGCGCCAGTTCGACGTCATGATTTCGATGGTCGGGCAGCCCGGCGCTGAAGCAGCAATAACCGCCGTTAACAGCCTGCTCGCGCAGCGTGTTGACGGGCTGATTGTGAATATCCCGCTGGAAAGGGAGCATGTTGAGGCCGTACAGGCCACCTGCGGCAACGTTCCTGTGTTGTTCCTGGATGTCTCACCAACGGTTGCGGCTAACCATATCGTGACCGACGCAGAATCAGGCGCGCGCCTCGGCGTGGATCATCTTGTTGTGCTGGGTCATCGCCATATTGCCCTGCTGGCTGGGCCAGAAAACTCGGTTTCCGCCCGGCTGAGACTTGAGGGCTGGCGGCGCTCGCTGGCGCAGCATCAGCTTGCTCCTTTTGCTTTGATGCGCGGTGACTGGAGCTCTCTTTCAGGCTACCAGCAGGTTAGCCTGCTTTTGCACAGTGGCACGCAGCCAGAAGCGATCCTCGTGGCTAACGACCAGATGGCGCTGGGTGCGCTTCGCGCCATCAATGAAGCCGGGCTTTGCGTGCCGCAGGACATCTCTGTTATTGGCTTTGATGATACTGAGGACAGCGCCTGTTTTATTCCCCCGCTAACGACCATCCGGCAGGATTTCAGGCAGCTCGGCGAAGCGAGCGTGGACGGCATCATAAAGCTCATTCATCATGAAGAAAAACTAACAGTGCTGCAGCCGGTAAGCCTCGTGGAGCGCAAAACGACCGCAACTCCGGGCGGCTCAGCGCCCCTTAATGCCGCCGAGCTGGCCGAAAAACTCTCGCACCTTGCTCGCCAGGTTTCGCGCCTGAAATAA
- a CDS encoding beta-galactosidase — MTRTPPSLHATLARRDWESPATPQLNALAAHPPFASWRSLEEARDDNGSSSLQSLNGEWAFCYFDRPEAVPESWLTQDLPGAETIDVPSNWQISGYDAPIYTNIAYPIPVNPPFVPKENPTGCYSLTFEVKETWLTAGQTRIIFDGVNSAFHLWCNGVWIGYAQDSRLPSEFDLSAALKAGSNRIAVMVLRWSDGTYLEDQDMWRMSGIFRDVSLLHKPDTRIADVQLITGLNEDFSRGELQALVILEGQALFDCEILVQLWHGETLLLEKQQPVGSQTIDERGAYHDRTTLYLPVAAPLLWSAEVPNLYRAVVALKKHDGLVEAEGYDVGFRKVEVSGGLLRLNGKALLLRGANRHEHHPVNGQVMDEETMRRDIELMKQNNFNAVRCSHYPNHPLWYRLCDRYGLYVVDEANIETHGMVPMNRLSDDPRWLPAMAERVTRMVQRDRNHPSIIIWSLGNESGHGSNHDALYRWIKSNDPGRPVQYEGGGANTAATDIVCPMYARVDQDQPFPQVPKWSIKKWIGLPEEHRPLILCEYAHAMGNSFGGFSKYWAAFRQHPRLQGGFVWDWVDQSLIKHDENGQPWSAYGGDFGDTPNDRQFCMNGLLFADRTPHPALYEAKQAQQFFQFRLRPENQLEVTSEYLFRHSDNERLVWTLKCDGDVLARDELTLYLAPEETRVLQLALPEVTRYGQVWLHVEVQQIAATPWSDAGHRSAQAQWQLPSGLALPELGPSGSAPLLKMDDRHVDVFHGDQHWRFERRRGLLSQWFNHQRPTLLTPLQDNFTRAPLDNDIGVSEAAHIDPNAWVERWKAAGMYNLTPVLLGFDADSLSNAVLIRTVHGWQNNGKTLFISRKSYRIDSEGELHIMVDVEIAAGTPTPARIGLSCQLADLESEVSWFGRGPHENYPDRKSSALIDRWTLPLAEMYTPYVFPSENGLRCDTIRLEYGSNQWLGEFHFNISRYSQKQLHEVTHRHLLKEEAGSWLNIDGYHMGVGGDDSWSPSVSPEFLLSAPHYHYALSWKKR; from the coding sequence ATGACCCGTACTCCACCTTCACTTCACGCAACGCTTGCCCGACGCGACTGGGAATCCCCTGCCACCCCTCAGCTAAATGCCCTCGCCGCGCACCCGCCGTTTGCCAGCTGGCGTTCGCTGGAGGAAGCCAGGGATGATAATGGCTCATCGTCACTGCAGAGCCTTAACGGTGAGTGGGCGTTTTGCTATTTCGACCGCCCCGAGGCCGTGCCAGAGAGCTGGTTAACGCAGGATCTCCCCGGAGCAGAAACGATTGATGTTCCTTCGAACTGGCAAATCTCTGGCTATGACGCGCCCATTTATACCAATATCGCTTACCCAATTCCGGTTAACCCGCCCTTTGTGCCGAAAGAAAACCCCACGGGCTGTTATTCGCTCACATTTGAGGTCAAAGAGACCTGGCTAACAGCAGGGCAAACACGCATTATTTTTGATGGAGTCAACTCCGCCTTTCATCTCTGGTGCAATGGCGTCTGGATTGGCTACGCCCAGGACAGCCGGCTGCCCTCAGAGTTCGACCTCAGCGCTGCGCTGAAGGCCGGCAGCAATCGTATTGCGGTGATGGTGCTGCGCTGGAGTGACGGTACCTATCTGGAAGATCAGGATATGTGGCGGATGAGCGGGATCTTCCGGGATGTCTCGCTGCTGCATAAGCCGGATACACGCATCGCCGATGTGCAATTAATCACCGGGCTTAACGAAGATTTTTCACGGGGCGAACTGCAGGCTTTAGTGATCCTTGAAGGCCAGGCTCTTTTTGACTGCGAGATCCTGGTCCAGCTCTGGCACGGGGAGACGCTTCTGCTGGAAAAACAGCAGCCGGTCGGCAGCCAAACCATTGACGAACGTGGCGCGTATCACGACCGCACGACCTTGTATCTCCCCGTTGCAGCACCCCTGCTGTGGAGCGCAGAAGTGCCAAACCTCTATCGTGCCGTCGTTGCCCTGAAAAAACATGACGGACTTGTTGAAGCCGAAGGATATGACGTCGGGTTCCGTAAAGTGGAGGTTAGCGGCGGGCTGCTGAGGCTTAACGGAAAAGCGCTGCTGCTGCGCGGCGCCAACCGCCACGAGCACCATCCGGTCAACGGCCAGGTGATGGATGAGGAAACAATGCGACGCGATATTGAGCTGATGAAGCAGAACAACTTCAATGCCGTGCGTTGCTCCCACTACCCTAACCACCCGCTATGGTATCGGCTATGCGATCGCTATGGCCTGTATGTTGTTGATGAGGCCAATATTGAAACCCACGGCATGGTGCCGATGAATCGCCTGAGCGACGATCCGCGCTGGCTCCCGGCCATGGCTGAGCGCGTCACCCGCATGGTACAGCGCGACCGTAACCATCCGTCCATTATTATCTGGTCGTTGGGCAACGAGTCCGGCCACGGCAGCAACCACGACGCGCTCTACCGCTGGATTAAATCTAACGACCCGGGACGCCCCGTGCAGTATGAAGGCGGCGGCGCAAATACGGCGGCAACCGACATTGTTTGCCCGATGTATGCCCGGGTGGACCAGGATCAGCCCTTTCCGCAGGTGCCCAAATGGTCAATTAAGAAATGGATTGGGCTGCCGGAAGAGCACCGCCCGCTTATCCTGTGCGAATATGCCCACGCGATGGGCAACAGCTTCGGCGGCTTTAGCAAATATTGGGCGGCGTTTCGCCAGCACCCGCGCCTGCAGGGCGGTTTTGTCTGGGACTGGGTCGATCAGTCGCTGATCAAGCATGACGAAAACGGCCAGCCCTGGTCCGCGTACGGCGGTGATTTTGGCGATACCCCTAACGACCGACAGTTTTGCATGAACGGCCTGCTCTTTGCAGACCGCACGCCGCACCCAGCTTTGTATGAAGCGAAGCAGGCGCAGCAGTTTTTCCAGTTCCGCCTGCGGCCCGAAAACCAGCTGGAAGTCACCAGCGAATACCTGTTTCGCCATAGCGATAACGAACGACTGGTCTGGACATTAAAATGCGACGGCGATGTGCTGGCCAGAGACGAACTCACCCTTTACCTTGCGCCTGAAGAAACTCGCGTGCTTCAGCTGGCACTGCCGGAGGTAACCCGCTACGGCCAGGTATGGCTTCATGTCGAAGTGCAGCAAATCGCGGCAACGCCATGGAGCGATGCCGGGCATCGCTCTGCTCAGGCGCAATGGCAGCTGCCATCGGGATTAGCGCTACCTGAACTCGGCCCTTCCGGCTCAGCGCCTTTGCTGAAAATGGACGACAGGCATGTAGACGTGTTCCACGGCGATCAACACTGGCGCTTCGAACGCCGTAGAGGCCTGTTAAGCCAGTGGTTTAACCATCAGCGCCCTACGCTTCTCACGCCGCTGCAGGATAACTTCACCCGTGCGCCGCTGGATAACGATATTGGAGTCAGCGAGGCCGCGCATATCGATCCAAACGCCTGGGTCGAACGATGGAAGGCCGCAGGTATGTACAACCTGACGCCCGTTCTGCTGGGCTTTGACGCAGACTCTTTGAGCAATGCCGTGCTGATTCGTACCGTCCACGGCTGGCAAAACAATGGCAAAACGCTATTTATCAGCCGCAAGAGCTACCGCATTGATAGCGAGGGCGAGCTGCACATCATGGTAGACGTGGAGATTGCGGCCGGCACGCCAACTCCAGCGCGTATTGGCCTCAGTTGCCAGCTTGCAGATCTGGAATCTGAGGTCAGCTGGTTTGGCCGCGGACCACATGAAAACTATCCGGACCGAAAAAGCTCGGCGCTGATTGACCGGTGGACGCTACCGCTTGCAGAGATGTACACGCCTTACGTTTTCCCGAGTGAAAATGGACTGCGCTGTGACACTATACGCCTTGAGTACGGCAGTAATCAGTGGCTCGGCGAGTTTCACTTCAATATCAGCCGCTACAGCCAGAAGCAGCTCCATGAGGTTACTCATCGACATTTATTGAAAGAAGAGGCAGGAAGCTGGCTGAATATCGACGGATATCATATGGGCGTCGGCGGTGACGATTCGTGGAGCCCGAGCGTTTCTCCAGAGTTTCTACTCTCCGCGCCCCACTATCACTACGCGCTCAGCTGGAAGAAAAGGTAG
- a CDS encoding HD domain-containing protein — translation MSLKINGIVIPDTKMAREATQLVRDTESDLLFHHSSRVYYWAALAGQRRQLKVDHELLYIGCMFHDMGLTHDHCSCDRRFEVDGAFAAQDFMRQYGVKQEEIDKVWTAIALHTTPGIPEFMAPEIALVTAGVEMDVLGIDYEKFSDEQREQVVKQHPRPAAFKEEIIQAFYDGIKNKPATTFGNVKADVIRDKEPAFEPLNFCTIIRASRWAG, via the coding sequence ATGAGCTTAAAAATTAACGGCATTGTTATTCCGGACACCAAAATGGCGCGCGAAGCCACGCAGCTGGTACGAGACACCGAGTCCGATCTGCTGTTCCACCACTCCAGCCGCGTTTACTACTGGGCCGCACTTGCCGGGCAGCGCCGCCAGCTGAAGGTCGATCACGAGCTGCTGTACATCGGCTGTATGTTCCACGATATGGGTCTGACCCACGACCACTGCAGCTGCGACAGGCGTTTTGAAGTGGACGGCGCTTTTGCCGCACAGGATTTTATGCGCCAGTACGGCGTGAAGCAGGAAGAGATCGACAAAGTGTGGACGGCGATTGCGCTGCATACCACGCCCGGCATTCCTGAGTTTATGGCACCGGAAATTGCCCTGGTAACGGCCGGCGTAGAGATGGATGTGCTGGGGATTGATTATGAGAAATTCAGCGACGAGCAGCGTGAACAGGTAGTGAAGCAGCACCCGCGACCGGCAGCGTTTAAAGAGGAGATTATCCAGGCATTTTACGACGGGATTAAAAACAAACCTGCCACCACGTTTGGCAACGTGAAGGCCGATGTTATCAGGGATAAGGAGCCAGCGTTCGAGCCGCTGAATTTCTGCACTATTATTCGCGCTTCCCGCTGGGCTGGCTAA
- the betA gene encoding choline dehydrogenase: MEFDYIIIGAGSAGNVLAARLTEDPQTTVLLLEAGGPDYRFDFRTQMPAALAFPLQGKRYNWAYETDPEPFMNNRRMECGRGKGLGGSSLINGMCYIRGNAMDLDNWATMPGLENWSYLDCLPYYRKAETRDIGPNDYHGGEGPVSVTTPKPGNNPLFHAMIEAGVEAGYPRTDDLNGYQQEGFGPMDRTVTPKGRRASTARGYLDEAKKRENLTIVTHATTDRILFDNLRAVGVEYLVNDSTVHSVAKARKEVLLSAGAIASPQILQRSGVGDAAFLASLEIPVVHDLPGVGENLQDHLEMYLQYECKEPVSLYPALQWYNQPKIGAEWLFNGTGVGASNQFEAGGFIRSREEFSWPNIQYHFLPVAINYNGSNAVKEHGFQCHVGSMRSPSRGRVKLKSRDPHEHPGILFNYMSHEQDWQEFRDAIRITREIMQQPALDKYRGREISPGIDCQTDEQLDEFVRNHAETAFHPCGSCKMGHDEMAVVDEQGRVHGLQGLRVVDASIMPQIITGNLNATTIMIGEKIADAIRGKTPLPRSNADYYKAGETPVRKEPVRKIQ; encoded by the coding sequence ATGGAATTTGATTACATCATTATTGGCGCTGGATCCGCAGGTAATGTTTTAGCTGCACGTTTAACGGAAGATCCGCAGACCACCGTTCTGCTGTTAGAGGCCGGTGGCCCGGATTACCGCTTTGATTTTCGAACTCAAATGCCCGCGGCACTGGCTTTCCCGCTGCAGGGCAAACGCTATAACTGGGCTTATGAAACTGACCCTGAGCCGTTTATGAATAACCGCCGTATGGAGTGCGGACGCGGCAAAGGGCTGGGTGGCTCATCGCTGATCAACGGCATGTGCTACATACGCGGTAATGCGATGGATCTCGACAACTGGGCGACAATGCCAGGGCTGGAGAACTGGAGCTACCTCGATTGCCTGCCGTACTACCGCAAAGCGGAAACCCGTGATATTGGGCCTAATGACTATCACGGTGGCGAAGGCCCGGTATCCGTCACTACGCCAAAGCCGGGTAATAATCCTCTGTTCCACGCGATGATTGAGGCGGGCGTTGAGGCCGGCTACCCGCGCACGGACGATTTAAATGGCTATCAGCAGGAAGGCTTCGGCCCGATGGACCGAACTGTCACGCCAAAAGGCCGCCGCGCCAGCACCGCCCGTGGTTATCTCGACGAGGCAAAGAAGCGTGAAAACCTGACTATCGTTACGCACGCTACCACCGACCGCATTCTTTTTGATAATTTACGCGCGGTTGGCGTGGAGTATCTGGTGAACGACAGCACGGTGCACTCCGTGGCGAAGGCACGCAAAGAAGTTCTGCTCAGCGCGGGTGCAATTGCTTCCCCGCAGATTCTGCAGCGTTCCGGCGTCGGTGATGCTGCGTTCCTGGCAAGCCTTGAGATCCCGGTGGTTCACGATCTGCCGGGCGTGGGTGAAAACCTTCAGGATCACCTGGAAATGTACCTGCAGTATGAGTGCAAAGAGCCGGTGTCGCTTTACCCGGCGCTGCAATGGTACAACCAGCCAAAAATCGGCGCGGAATGGCTGTTTAACGGCACCGGAGTAGGCGCGAGCAATCAGTTTGAAGCGGGCGGCTTTATCCGCAGCCGCGAAGAATTCAGCTGGCCGAACATTCAGTACCACTTCCTGCCGGTGGCAATTAACTACAACGGCTCGAACGCGGTGAAAGAGCATGGCTTCCAGTGCCACGTAGGTTCTATGCGTTCTCCAAGTCGTGGCCGCGTGAAGCTGAAATCACGTGACCCGCATGAGCATCCAGGCATTCTGTTCAACTATATGTCTCACGAACAGGACTGGCAGGAGTTCCGCGACGCCATTCGTATTACCCGCGAGATCATGCAGCAGCCGGCGTTAGATAAATACCGTGGGCGCGAAATCAGTCCGGGTATTGATTGCCAGACGGACGAACAGCTGGACGAGTTCGTGCGTAATCATGCCGAAACCGCTTTCCACCCGTGCGGCAGCTGTAAGATGGGGCACGATGAAATGGCCGTGGTGGACGAGCAGGGCCGGGTACATGGCCTTCAGGGGCTGCGGGTGGTGGATGCATCCATTATGCCGCAAATCATCACCGGCAACCTGAATGCGACCACCATTATGATTGGCGAAAAGATTGCCGATGCCATTCGCGGCAAAACCCCGCTGCCGCGCAGCAACGCCGACTATTATAAAGCAGGAGAGACGCCGGTACGGAAAGAGCCGGTGCGAAAAATCCAGTAA
- a CDS encoding GlxA family transcriptional regulator, which translates to MAHQILILAVPGVQLLDVSGPLDVFAEANRVLHREVYSPRIIGLDAPTIVASSGVKLLADELLAAATAGRETTFLVAGAPDAGERMLSDEQCQQTIALCEQSRRFGSVCTGALLLAQTGLLNGRKVTTHWSASALLTARYPDTEVTADALYVMDGPLRTAAGVTSGLDLALRLVEEDLGREVAQDVAANLVMFFKRPVNQNHFIREQKTSLSGRSALQDLQRWTIANISEVTTVQQMAAHIHLSVRHLTRLFHHELQVTPGEWLEAEKVARARQLLESGELPVKAIAAASGFSGVDTLRRAFVRRTGITPAAYRKIC; encoded by the coding sequence ATGGCGCATCAAATCCTTATCCTTGCAGTTCCAGGCGTGCAGCTGCTTGATGTTTCCGGTCCGCTGGACGTTTTTGCCGAGGCTAACCGCGTGCTGCATCGAGAGGTTTATTCGCCACGAATTATTGGCCTTGATGCGCCGACGATCGTGGCCTCTTCCGGGGTCAAGCTACTGGCAGACGAGCTGCTTGCAGCAGCCACTGCCGGCAGGGAGACGACGTTCCTGGTCGCCGGAGCGCCAGATGCCGGAGAAAGAATGCTTAGTGATGAGCAGTGCCAGCAAACGATCGCGCTTTGCGAGCAGAGCCGCCGATTCGGTTCGGTCTGCACCGGCGCACTTTTACTTGCGCAAACGGGTCTGTTAAACGGCAGGAAAGTGACAACCCACTGGTCTGCTTCCGCACTTTTAACGGCGCGTTACCCTGACACGGAAGTGACCGCCGACGCGCTGTACGTTATGGATGGCCCGTTACGAACGGCTGCGGGCGTGACCTCAGGATTAGATCTTGCCCTGCGGCTGGTGGAAGAGGATCTGGGGCGCGAAGTAGCCCAGGACGTTGCGGCAAATCTGGTGATGTTCTTTAAGCGACCCGTAAACCAAAATCACTTTATCCGGGAACAAAAAACTTCGCTCAGCGGGCGAAGCGCGCTCCAGGATCTCCAGCGCTGGACGATAGCCAATATCTCAGAGGTGACAACGGTGCAGCAGATGGCCGCGCATATTCACCTCAGCGTACGGCATTTAACGCGATTGTTTCATCATGAACTTCAGGTAACGCCGGGGGAATGGCTTGAGGCCGAAAAGGTGGCAAGGGCGAGGCAGCTGCTGGAGTCCGGCGAACTGCCGGTGAAGGCGATTGCCGCCGCCAGCGGGTTCTCCGGAGTGGACACGCTGCGGCGGGCGTTTGTGCGTAGAACAGGCATTACGCCCGCCGCGTACAGGAAGATCTGCTAG
- a CDS encoding arylamine N-acetyltransferase family protein, giving the protein MALDLERYFRRIHYQGPRTATIETLRALHLAHTCAIPFENLDVLLRRTIHIDDDSVFEKLVVGGRGGWCFEQNGLFRNVLAELGFEVENLAARVLLANPPQMPARTHRLTKVRIDGQEWIADVGFGGKTLPEPVRLVEEELQQTTHGVYSLERIEHDWLLKFHGSDKVINLYRFNLEPQYHSDYEAGNHYVSTWPESHFRSCLTLSLYLANGEKNTLYSAGENAPVFDNAKQVYELLQKNFCLRLDHPRYGISLDEFAAMLERIDVIKPA; this is encoded by the coding sequence ATGGCATTAGATCTGGAGCGTTACTTCAGGCGCATTCACTACCAGGGACCGCGTACCGCAACGATAGAAACTCTGCGTGCGCTGCACCTGGCGCATACCTGCGCTATTCCGTTTGAGAATCTTGATGTTCTTCTTCGTAGAACAATCCATATCGACGACGACAGCGTTTTCGAAAAGCTGGTCGTGGGGGGGCGAGGCGGCTGGTGCTTTGAGCAAAATGGCCTGTTTCGTAACGTGCTCGCTGAGCTGGGATTTGAGGTAGAGAATTTAGCGGCTCGTGTACTGCTGGCTAATCCCCCGCAAATGCCGGCCAGAACGCATCGCCTCACAAAAGTGCGCATCGACGGGCAGGAGTGGATTGCCGACGTTGGTTTTGGCGGTAAAACGCTGCCGGAGCCGGTTCGCCTGGTTGAAGAAGAGCTGCAGCAGACTACGCATGGCGTTTACAGTCTGGAAAGAATTGAACATGACTGGCTGCTTAAATTCCACGGCAGCGATAAGGTCATTAATCTTTATCGTTTCAATTTAGAGCCTCAGTACCACTCCGATTACGAAGCAGGAAACCACTATGTTTCCACGTGGCCTGAATCCCATTTCCGTTCTTGCCTGACGCTAAGCCTTTACCTGGCCAATGGAGAGAAGAATACGCTCTACAGCGCAGGGGAAAACGCACCGGTATTTGATAACGCTAAACAGGTGTATGAGCTGCTGCAGAAGAACTTCTGCTTGCGCTTGGACCATCCTCGCTATGGCATCAGCCTTGATGAGTTCGCCGCCATGCTTGAGCGAATTGATGTCATAAAACCTGCCTGA